The Nitrosospira multiformis ATCC 25196 region CCTGCCCGGCTGCCAGCTCGTATGCACCCGGCTCCGCCGTAAAACGCGTCTTGTGGGTCGGTAAACCTTCACCGATCAATCCGGATTGCGCTATGTAGACGCGTTCGGGATCGCTTTCCAGTAATGCGAAAGGCTTGTTTTTATCCTCCTTGGAAGGCTGATGCAGCAACTCGAGGCGGCGAATATCGCCCCCTGCGGTGTCGATTTCCGCCAGCACCATGTCGGTCTTGATCGTGATTTTATCCCCGGATTCCAGCTTGCCCGCCGCCCTGACAGGAGCACCGTTTTCCGCGGTCGAGCCTCTTTGCGGAACTGATGAAGCAAGCTGATCTCCTGGCACCGGAGTCTCGGCGGTACCTGCAGTACCTGTATTGGCCTGCGTTTCTGTGCCCTGCACGGCCGTTTTCGGCCCCTGGGTTGCAGGATATTGTTCTTTCTGCCACGCATCCCACAGGAATAACAGCGATGTGGCAAAAATCAGGAAGAGTACGAATCTTTGTGTATCCATCTTGCTCTGCGAGTTATTTTTTTACGACAGATAAAAACCGTCCAGAAACATTCAACGGAAGGGTTCCGCAGGAACGGGGTCATATCCTCCCCGGCTCCAGGGATTGCATCGCATTATCCTCCAGACGCTCAGAACGAGTCCTCGCGTCGCCCCATGCCGGGCAAGCGCTTCACAGGCGTAATGCGAACAAGACGGACTGAACCGGCATGAGGGTCCAAGGAAAGGACTCAGGCAGTATTGATAGAGCCTGATAAACGCAATAATCATTCGCGACATTGCTGCAATCGAATCATGAGACGCCGTGCTTCGTCCGCCAACTGCACCGGACTGCGATCGCTGGCACGGCAACGCAGACGCATCACCAGATCAAGGCCCGCCATATCCTCCTGGCGGGCACGAAACACTTCCCGCAGCACCCGTTTCACCCGGTTCCGGTTTACGGCAAGTCGTTCGATTTTACCTGCCACTATCAATCCCAACCTGGAATGTAATAAACCGTTGGGCTTAGCGAAAACCTGAAGCAATTCACCGCCTATGGAACACCTGAACCGGATGACCGAGGAAAATTCTTCTGCCTTATGCAGGCGATGAGTTTTAGGAAAACGAATAATAGGGTCCCCGGGTTGCGTACGTTACTGCACTCCGAGGCGAACTCGTCCTTTGGCGCGCCGAGCCCGGATTACCGCCGCTCCACCCGCGGTTTTCATGCGGACCCTGAAACCGTGGGTCCGCTTTCTGCGCGTCACGGA contains the following coding sequences:
- the rpmH gene encoding 50S ribosomal protein L34, which encodes MKRTYQPSVTRRKRTHGFRVRMKTAGGAAVIRARRAKGRVRLGVQ
- the rnpA gene encoding ribonuclease P protein component yields the protein MIRFPKTHRLHKAEEFSSVIRFRCSIGGELLQVFAKPNGLLHSRLGLIVAGKIERLAVNRNRVKRVLREVFRARQEDMAGLDLVMRLRCRASDRSPVQLADEARRLMIRLQQCRE
- the yidD gene encoding membrane protein insertion efficiency factor YidD; its protein translation is MSRMIIAFIRLYQYCLSPFLGPSCRFSPSCSHYACEALARHGATRGLVLSVWRIMRCNPWSRGGYDPVPAEPFR